In the genome of Nitrospira sp. MA-1, one region contains:
- a CDS encoding cyclic peptide export ABC transporter, producing MNLIRFLIRSSWQLLLGSILAGVVSGLAGAGIIAVIHRGMNGTDWSSMLAWSFLALAVLVAVTKALSEILLTRLGQRTISELRMQLSRRILHAPLRQFEELGSHRLLAALSDDTDVIAQAYVQLPLICVNLATTIGCLAYLGWLSWPLLILVLAFMALGSMTFNLQEQRALQYFKQARETNDALFGHFRSIMAGIKELKLHRPRREAFLETLLQRTVREYQRDFVGGMTVYSIASSWGTFLFYAVIGVILFLWPSWRDLPIETVVGVTLVLLYMMGPFAQIIELLPGVGRANIALKKIEALGLSLAASATNLTGEAVSGPAIELDPSGWRCLELSNVTHRYYREGEDSSFTVGPINLSFSPGEVTFLIGGNGSGKTTLAMLLLGLYTPESGTVCLDGVPIEDANREAYRQLFSTVFSDFCLFDSLLGLQRDDLDAEALMYLERLQLRSKVQIEQGAFSTQALSQGQRKRLALLTAYVEDRPFYVFDEWAADQDPLFRKVFYTELLPDLKARGKTVFVITHDDQYFPLADRCIRMDYGMIVDVAAQSTICSEQDFALSQSTGSGVAGNPVRAGSLFKEDQV from the coding sequence ATGAACTTGATCAGATTTTTGATACGCAGTTCCTGGCAATTGCTGCTGGGTTCCATTCTGGCCGGTGTGGTGAGCGGGCTTGCCGGAGCCGGAATTATTGCGGTCATCCATAGGGGAATGAACGGGACCGATTGGTCGTCCATGCTTGCCTGGAGTTTTCTGGCCCTCGCGGTACTGGTCGCCGTGACCAAAGCCCTGTCGGAAATTCTGCTGACCAGGTTGGGCCAACGCACCATTTCAGAGTTACGAATGCAGCTGAGTCGACGCATTCTGCATGCCCCGCTCCGTCAGTTTGAGGAACTGGGTTCACATCGGTTGCTCGCTGCCTTGAGCGACGACACGGACGTTATCGCGCAGGCCTATGTCCAGTTGCCGCTTATCTGCGTCAATCTCGCGACGACGATCGGCTGTCTTGCATACTTGGGATGGCTATCCTGGCCACTGCTGATTCTCGTTCTGGCATTTATGGCACTCGGGAGCATGACGTTCAATCTGCAGGAACAGCGCGCATTGCAATATTTCAAACAAGCACGAGAGACCAACGATGCCCTGTTCGGACATTTCCGTTCCATCATGGCCGGGATCAAAGAACTCAAGTTGCATCGGCCGCGGCGGGAGGCGTTTCTCGAAACATTGCTTCAGCGAACTGTGAGGGAGTATCAGCGGGACTTTGTCGGGGGCATGACGGTGTATTCCATCGCGTCCAGTTGGGGAACGTTTCTCTTCTATGCCGTCATCGGCGTCATCCTCTTCCTCTGGCCGTCATGGCGTGACCTGCCTATTGAGACTGTGGTCGGCGTCACTCTGGTCCTGTTGTACATGATGGGTCCGTTTGCGCAGATTATAGAATTGTTGCCGGGTGTCGGTCGCGCGAATATCGCTCTGAAGAAAATTGAGGCGCTGGGCCTGTCGTTGGCTGCCTCTGCCACGAATCTTACTGGTGAAGCCGTTTCCGGCCCAGCGATTGAACTCGATCCCAGTGGCTGGCGGTGTCTGGAATTATCAAACGTCACGCATCGGTATTATCGCGAGGGAGAGGATTCCAGTTTTACTGTGGGTCCGATCAATTTAAGTTTTTCTCCCGGTGAAGTGACGTTTCTCATCGGCGGAAACGGAAGCGGTAAGACCACGCTGGCGATGTTACTGTTGGGTCTCTACACACCTGAGTCTGGAACGGTTTGCCTCGACGGTGTCCCGATCGAGGACGCCAATCGTGAAGCCTATCGACAATTGTTTTCAACGGTATTCTCGGATTTCTGTTTATTTGATTCCCTGCTGGGTCTCCAGAGAGACGATCTGGATGCGGAGGCTCTTATGTATTTGGAACGATTGCAACTCCGGTCCAAGGTACAAATCGAGCAAGGCGCCTTCTCGACCCAGGCGCTTTCTCAAGGACAACGGAAACGACTGGCGCTGTTGACGGCCTATGTTGAAGACCGGCCGTTTTACGTGTTCGATGAATGGGCAGCCGATCAGGACCCGCTGTTTCGAAAAGTGTTTTACACGGAGCTTCTTCCGGATCTGAAGGCACGGGGCAAGACGGTTTTCGTCATTACGCATGACGACCAATATTTTCCGTTGGCCGATCGGTGCATTCGAATGGATTACGGAATGATCGTGGATGTCGCCGCACAATCCACGATTTGCAGCGAGCAGGATTTTGCATTGTCTCAATCCACGGGGTCCGGAGTGGCCGGGAACCCAGTACGGGCGGGTTCTTTATTCAAGGAGGATCAAGTATGA
- a CDS encoding diaminobutyrate--2-oxoglutarate transaminase, with protein sequence MTVHVDEIWESIATGQTARIEHLGANPYLERQALRESSARSYPRRLPLALKKGKGIYVQDHEGRTYIDCLACAGALALGHNHPVVVEAISRMLRDELPFQTLDLTTPVKDRFVEKVFECLPKEFADGAKIQFCGPSGADAVEASIKLVKIARDRRTILAFQGAYHGMTHGTLGLTGDLGPKRAISGLMADVHFLPYPYAYRCPFGVGGEEGHRLSSAYIERLLDDPNSGIVEPAGMILEVVQGEGGVIPASLSWLQEIRRITRERNIPLIVDEVQTGLGRTGTLFAFEQAGIVPDVVVLSKAIGGGLPLSVVVYRPELDRWTAGAHAGTFRGNQMAMATGEATIDFICREQVALHAARMGERLMSSLKRIQGDSRSLGDVRGRGLMVGVEVVDTNKSSDKSGGFAAAPAIASKIQNEALRRGLILELGGRNNSVVRFLPPLIVTTEQIDTISTIFSEAVSAAERD encoded by the coding sequence ATGACGGTTCATGTCGATGAAATATGGGAATCCATTGCGACCGGTCAAACTGCCCGGATAGAACATCTGGGCGCCAATCCCTATCTGGAGCGGCAAGCGCTGAGAGAGTCGAGTGCACGCAGTTACCCGCGCCGGCTGCCACTGGCGCTCAAGAAGGGGAAGGGCATCTATGTTCAAGATCACGAGGGGCGGACCTATATTGATTGTCTGGCCTGTGCCGGGGCATTGGCTCTTGGCCACAATCATCCTGTCGTTGTCGAGGCGATCAGCCGGATGCTGCGGGACGAACTTCCGTTTCAGACGCTGGATTTGACCACGCCGGTCAAAGACCGCTTTGTGGAGAAAGTGTTTGAGTGTTTGCCGAAGGAATTTGCCGATGGTGCGAAAATTCAATTCTGTGGACCATCCGGGGCCGATGCGGTCGAGGCGTCGATCAAACTGGTGAAGATCGCGCGTGACCGACGGACGATCCTGGCATTTCAAGGGGCCTATCATGGGATGACGCATGGCACGCTGGGACTGACAGGCGATCTGGGCCCGAAAAGAGCCATCAGCGGGCTCATGGCTGATGTCCATTTTCTACCCTATCCCTATGCCTATCGTTGCCCGTTCGGTGTGGGAGGCGAAGAGGGGCATCGTCTCTCCAGTGCGTATATTGAGCGGCTCCTTGACGATCCCAACAGCGGTATCGTGGAGCCGGCCGGGATGATCCTGGAGGTAGTCCAGGGGGAGGGCGGAGTTATTCCGGCGTCGCTGAGCTGGCTTCAGGAAATCCGCCGTATTACTCGAGAGCGCAACATTCCCTTAATTGTCGACGAAGTTCAAACAGGCCTCGGTCGAACGGGGACCCTGTTTGCGTTCGAACAGGCGGGCATTGTGCCGGACGTCGTTGTCTTGTCCAAAGCGATCGGCGGCGGATTGCCGTTGAGCGTGGTGGTCTATCGGCCTGAATTGGATCGATGGACGGCAGGGGCGCATGCAGGCACCTTCAGGGGTAATCAAATGGCGATGGCGACCGGGGAGGCCACGATTGATTTTATTTGCCGCGAGCAGGTGGCATTGCATGCCGCCAGAATGGGCGAACGGCTGATGAGCAGCTTGAAACGAATACAGGGTGACTCACGGAGTCTCGGCGATGTGCGGGGTCGAGGTTTGATGGTGGGTGTGGAAGTTGTCGACACCAACAAGTCCTCGGATAAGTCCGGGGGGTTCGCTGCTGCGCCGGCTATCGCGAGCAAGATCCAGAACGAAGCCTTGCGGCGAGGACTGATACTGGAACTGGGCGGGCGGAATAACAGTGTTGTGCGGTTTCTTCCTCCCTTGATCGTCACAACGGAACAGATCGATACGATCTCGACAATTTTCTCAGAGGCCGTCTCGGCGGCGGAGCGGGATTAA
- a CDS encoding penicillin acylase family protein translates to MTPFRVVAIVTVVIVAAAGGWSVLVLRASLPVLDGDVKIGGIQAPVTVTFDPQGIPTIIAASRLDALRALGFVTAQDRLFQMDVLRRSSAGRLAEVFGESVVDMDIKQRTVGFTQVADAVMSRMPEEQRSALEAYAEGVNAFLDQMEGLPVECVMLGYRPEIWRPADSVLVVLGMFQVLNGYEEDERMRTVMGSVLPDDVLAFLVPAVDAYTDKLLRGITSQAAMSPIPVQTLATIRRPLDLSRISRASIVNSDKPVVGSNAWAIGGSRTTDGRAILANDMHLDVAVPNIWYRVQLQYEDVEMAGIVVPGIPVMITGSNGYVAWGLTNVEGDFLDLVQVELNPRNAQEYATPEGWRSFTTRGETIVVKDGDDRQVEVKETLWGPLASEPLLGRPVAIRWTALDPDAVDVGLLHLDRVRSLAEAISVVNRAAGPANNVLLADRDGHIAWTYTGRIPIRHGFDGSVSLSWADGQAGWSGFIEPDQLPRIVNPPSGFLVNANQRMVDGNDPYVIGHSFAGGYRAYRITERLRTMVPAREPDLFSIQLDTTTEIYEFYRSLALELLNQAEVQQKPHLWEAHRVLDAWNGKADAGSIGIGLLAEFRNSLARSVFTPFLEECREKDKGFVYDGNLDTPLRALLTAQVPQLLPDQEHFTDWHDFLLHVLEQSIEDLKARYHVVTLSELTWGTMNRVEMVHPLGNAIPGLGYVLNMPEEKMPGCSQCVRVISGSLTASQRMVVSPAHHEDGIFHMPGGQSGHPFSPHYRDQQPYWSKGIPTPLLAGPVTHRLTLSPLPGHT, encoded by the coding sequence ATGACGCCTTTTCGTGTGGTGGCGATTGTCACTGTTGTCATTGTGGCAGCTGCGGGTGGATGGAGCGTGCTGGTGCTGCGCGCCTCCCTCCCGGTTTTGGACGGCGACGTGAAGATAGGAGGAATACAGGCGCCCGTGACCGTGACGTTTGACCCACAAGGCATTCCCACGATCATCGCCGCATCACGATTGGATGCGCTACGGGCGCTGGGGTTCGTGACGGCGCAGGACCGCCTCTTTCAAATGGATGTATTGCGTCGAAGCAGTGCCGGACGGCTGGCCGAGGTGTTCGGGGAGTCGGTCGTGGATATGGACATCAAGCAACGAACGGTCGGGTTTACACAGGTGGCGGACGCCGTCATGAGCCGTATGCCCGAAGAGCAGAGATCGGCTTTGGAGGCTTACGCAGAAGGAGTCAATGCATTTCTCGACCAGATGGAGGGGCTTCCGGTCGAATGTGTGATGCTCGGTTACCGTCCGGAGATCTGGCGGCCGGCAGACAGTGTGCTGGTCGTATTGGGAATGTTTCAGGTGCTGAACGGATATGAGGAGGATGAACGCATGCGCACCGTCATGGGCAGCGTCCTTCCAGACGACGTTTTGGCCTTTCTCGTTCCTGCCGTCGATGCCTACACCGATAAGCTGCTGCGAGGCATTACATCACAGGCCGCGATGTCTCCTATCCCGGTGCAGACTCTGGCCACGATTCGGCGTCCCTTGGACCTGAGCCGGATATCCCGGGCGTCGATTGTCAATTCCGATAAACCCGTCGTGGGATCGAACGCCTGGGCAATCGGGGGATCCAGAACAACAGACGGCCGAGCCATTCTCGCCAACGATATGCATCTTGACGTGGCGGTTCCCAATATCTGGTATCGCGTCCAGCTTCAGTACGAGGACGTCGAGATGGCCGGCATTGTCGTGCCGGGAATTCCTGTGATGATCACGGGGTCGAACGGGTATGTCGCGTGGGGCTTGACCAATGTAGAAGGAGATTTTCTTGATCTCGTACAGGTGGAACTTAATCCTCGTAATGCGCAGGAATATGCGACTCCGGAAGGCTGGCGTTCCTTTACCACCCGTGGAGAAACGATTGTGGTCAAGGATGGAGATGACCGGCAGGTCGAGGTGAAGGAAACGCTCTGGGGGCCCCTGGCGTCCGAACCTTTGCTTGGACGACCGGTGGCAATTCGTTGGACCGCCCTTGATCCGGATGCAGTGGATGTGGGGTTGCTGCACCTGGATCGGGTCCGTTCTTTGGCGGAGGCGATCTCTGTGGTGAATCGCGCGGCCGGACCCGCAAACAATGTGCTGCTTGCGGATAGGGATGGTCACATTGCCTGGACCTATACAGGCAGGATTCCCATTCGCCATGGATTTGACGGTTCCGTCAGCCTTTCATGGGCGGATGGCCAGGCAGGATGGTCGGGATTCATCGAACCGGATCAGTTGCCGCGAATTGTGAACCCTCCGTCAGGATTTCTGGTGAATGCGAATCAACGCATGGTGGACGGCAACGACCCCTATGTGATCGGCCATTCATTTGCCGGCGGGTATCGAGCGTATCGAATTACTGAGCGCTTGCGCACCATGGTCCCGGCGCGTGAGCCGGACTTGTTCTCCATTCAACTGGATACGACGACGGAGATCTATGAGTTCTACCGGAGCCTGGCGTTAGAGTTGCTGAACCAGGCGGAGGTTCAGCAGAAACCTCATCTGTGGGAAGCCCATCGTGTTCTTGATGCCTGGAATGGAAAGGCTGATGCCGGGAGCATTGGAATTGGGCTATTGGCGGAATTTAGGAACTCGTTGGCGCGCTCGGTCTTTACACCATTTTTGGAAGAATGCCGTGAGAAAGACAAAGGTTTTGTCTATGACGGAAATCTGGATACCCCTTTGCGCGCCCTCCTGACTGCGCAAGTGCCTCAGCTTCTCCCGGATCAGGAGCACTTCACGGATTGGCATGACTTTCTTCTGCATGTGCTGGAGCAAAGCATTGAGGATCTGAAGGCCAGATATCATGTGGTGACCCTGAGTGAATTGACCTGGGGAACCATGAATCGGGTCGAGATGGTGCATCCGTTGGGGAATGCAATTCCGGGTTTGGGATATGTATTAAATATGCCGGAAGAAAAAATGCCCGGATGCAGCCAGTGTGTGCGAGTTATTAGCGGAAGTCTCACAGCCAGCCAGCGCATGGTGGTGTCTCCGGCTCATCATGAAGACGGAATATTTCATATGCCGGGCGGACAGTCGGGGCATCCGTTTTCACCTCACTACCGAGATCAGCAGCCCTACTGGAGTAAAGGCATTCCCACGCCATTGTTGGCAGGCCCGGTCACGCATCGACTTACATTGAGCCCTTTGCCGGGGCACACGTAA
- a CDS encoding MbtH family protein, whose protein sequence is MGNDEQEDTTVYKVVMNHEEQYSIWPSYRDNPLGWSDVGKTGLKEECLDYIKEVWTDMRPLSLRKWMAEQAEKTGSSC, encoded by the coding sequence ATGGGAAACGACGAACAGGAAGATACGACAGTCTACAAAGTAGTGATGAACCATGAGGAGCAATATTCCATCTGGCCGTCCTATCGAGATAATCCTCTCGGATGGTCGGATGTGGGGAAAACCGGCCTCAAAGAAGAATGTTTGGACTATATCAAGGAGGTATGGACGGATATGCGTCCGTTGAGTTTGCGAAAGTGGATGGCCGAACAAGCTGAAAAAACGGGTTCTTCATGCTAA
- a CDS encoding alpha/beta fold hydrolase, whose amino-acid sequence MLTAARSQPWIVTCRPTSGVRLLCFPYAGGGPSVFRGWAQYLSPEIELCAVQLPGREARMKELPIGNLRRLVAELTDALEPSLDRPVALFGHSIGGLIAFELAREIRRRYAIEPVHLFVSGCPAPQIRDNDPLFDLPEDEFLDHMRRFNGTPREVLEHPEMMQLVLPALRADFSLRDTYVHVEEPPLHCAISVFGGLEDTRVGTEELEKWRAHTSESFQMCLFQGGHFFLRTAQAAVVESVTRTLHRYGR is encoded by the coding sequence ATGCTAACCGCTGCACGATCACAACCATGGATTGTCACCTGCCGTCCGACGTCGGGAGTCCGGTTGTTGTGTTTTCCGTATGCCGGTGGAGGGCCTTCGGTGTTTCGCGGTTGGGCGCAATATCTTTCGCCGGAGATTGAACTCTGTGCTGTCCAGCTGCCTGGGCGAGAGGCGCGGATGAAGGAGTTACCCATCGGAAATCTCAGGCGTTTGGTTGCCGAACTCACGGACGCTCTCGAACCGAGTCTGGACAGACCCGTTGCCCTATTCGGGCACAGCATTGGCGGACTGATTGCATTTGAACTCGCACGGGAGATACGGCGGCGCTATGCCATCGAACCGGTGCATCTCTTTGTCTCGGGATGTCCAGCGCCGCAGATCCGCGACAACGATCCACTGTTCGATCTACCGGAGGACGAATTTCTCGATCATATGCGGCGGTTCAATGGAACCCCACGGGAAGTGTTGGAACATCCGGAGATGATGCAACTTGTTCTTCCCGCGCTCCGTGCGGATTTTTCGCTCCGCGACACCTATGTGCATGTCGAGGAACCTCCTTTGCACTGTGCGATTTCGGTGTTCGGCGGCCTGGAGGACACTCGTGTAGGCACAGAGGAACTGGAGAAATGGAGAGCCCATACGTCCGAATCGTTTCAGATGTGCCTGTTCCAGGGCGGGCATTTCTTCTTACGGACCGCGCAAGCCGCCGTAGTGGAATCCGTTACCCGGACATTGCATCGGTATGGACGGTGA
- a CDS encoding TauD/TfdA family dioxygenase: MNNDGQTTCTIPSQTCGDGDPASIFSTGPLVPGVRLPLLMTAQEGRDLGELSAAARCGADEFLSIHGGVLFRGLPVESPSDFESFVKVFTQSMIAYEFGSTPRSQVHHQVYTSTEYPSDQHIPLHNEQAYTTEWPMKIWFYCGQPSEEGGYTPIADSREVLTRIPSHIRKRFIRKGVMYVRNYGNGLDVPWQKVFNTEDRAIVEQFCRKNGILFEWKPDGELRTRQIAQAVAVHPVTQEEVWFNQAHLFHVSNLEPDVREALLCAVSEDELPRHVYYGDGTSIETDVLNEIRDVYRCLAVQFSWQKGDVLMLDNMLAAHGRTPYKGNRQILVAMAEPSGALPECR; the protein is encoded by the coding sequence ATGAACAATGATGGTCAAACGACTTGTACCATCCCGTCGCAGACCTGTGGGGATGGCGATCCGGCATCGATATTTTCAACTGGGCCGCTCGTCCCCGGAGTTCGTCTCCCGTTGTTGATGACGGCGCAGGAGGGACGGGATCTGGGCGAACTTTCAGCAGCTGCGCGTTGCGGTGCCGACGAGTTTTTGTCGATTCATGGGGGCGTGTTGTTTCGAGGATTACCGGTGGAATCGCCGTCGGACTTCGAATCCTTTGTGAAGGTCTTCACCCAATCGATGATCGCCTATGAATTCGGTTCTACGCCGCGCTCGCAGGTTCATCATCAGGTCTACACGTCGACGGAATATCCTTCGGATCAACATATTCCTTTGCACAACGAGCAGGCCTATACCACGGAATGGCCGATGAAGATCTGGTTTTACTGCGGCCAGCCGTCCGAGGAAGGCGGATATACGCCCATTGCCGACAGCCGGGAAGTGTTGACACGGATTCCGTCGCATATCCGGAAACGGTTTATCCGGAAAGGGGTCATGTATGTGCGTAACTATGGCAACGGGCTCGATGTGCCATGGCAAAAAGTGTTCAACACCGAGGATCGTGCCATCGTTGAGCAGTTCTGCCGGAAGAACGGGATCCTGTTCGAGTGGAAGCCGGATGGTGAACTGCGGACACGACAGATCGCGCAGGCGGTAGCGGTGCATCCCGTGACTCAGGAGGAGGTCTGGTTTAATCAGGCGCATTTGTTCCACGTCTCGAATTTGGAGCCGGACGTGCGCGAGGCACTTTTGTGCGCCGTGAGCGAGGACGAGCTTCCGCGGCATGTCTATTACGGAGACGGCACTTCCATCGAGACTGATGTATTGAATGAAATTCGCGATGTCTATCGTTGTCTCGCGGTTCAGTTCTCCTGGCAGAAAGGGGATGTGCTGATGCTGGACAATATGCTGGCGGCCCATGGGCGTACGCCCTACAAGGGAAATCGACAAATCCTGGTCGCGATGGCTGAGCCGTCAGGAGCGTTGCCCGAATGCCGCTGA